From Campylobacter showae:
AAAATTCTAATCTCTTAATCTTAATAAAAAATAAAATATTAAAAATTAAGATAGCATTATTTTTAATTTTTCACAAAACTAAAAATAATAAATTTCCTAAATTTATACCAAAAAAGCGATAAAAATTATAAATTTTTATATTCTCTTAAAGAATACTAGCCAATGTGTTTGCCTGGTTGTTTTTTGTCCCAATATTGGATTTATAGGGAAGCATTTTAATACCTCGCTCAATTTTATTTGGTTTTCATTCCATTTAAAAATTAGCGTTCCATTGGGTTTGAGTACCCGCATGCATTCACCAAAACCATCCGCCAAGTCTTTGCGCCAATCGGTATTAAGCTTACCGTATTTCTTCGCCATCCAAGAGTTGCATCCTAGCCTATTGAGGTGCGGTGGGTCGAATACTACAAGGTAAAAACTCTCATCGTTAAAAGGTAAATTTCTAAAGTCGGCCACCGTATCCGGACTTACTTCAAAACTTCGGCCGTCGCAGAGTGTATGGCTTTCCTTTCGGATGTCACAAAAATTTACGCTTTCATTTTTTTTGTCAAAATAAAACATTCTGCCGCCGCAACAAACGTCTAAAATGGGCTTCATAATATTTGCTTCCTTATCTCGTCAAGCCTTAGCTTTTCTTGAAAATCGACCTTTATCGTATCGCGAAAATCTGCCAAAATAGCTATATATTTATCTTCTGTTATCGACATCTCTGTTTTGATTATGTCGTTAAATTTGCGTAAGTACTTTGTCCTGTTTTTATCGTCGATCAAAAAATTAAACTCTTCGTCATTAAGTAGCTTCTTTAAATTTTCTATAAGTTCTTTATTCGCCTTTTCTGTTTGCTTGGAGCTATAAAATATACAAAATAAGCCTATCGGTATAAATATGGATATTATATACCAGCTGTGTTGATCAAGCCAGCCCAAAATTTCTTTTATCGTCTCTATCGTCATTTTATCTCCTGTCGGTCGCTATCTTTTTTACATTTTGGTTCACCGATCGGCGCATAGTCGCTACCTTTTCCAAGAGTTTTCAGGATGCAGTTTTCAAGCTCAAACGTTACCCATTTATAGTTGCCTATTGACGAATCTATTCTCTCTATGATTTTGCCCTTATCTATTATTCTAGCAATAAGCCTGTCCCTGTCATAGCACTCAATAAACCACTTTTTGTATTCGTCTAGGTTATCGTACTTGTATAACGCACCGTCTTTATAATTTATAGTAAACTCATTATTACCCAAATCTTTTATATTAAGCTGATAAGATAACGCGTCTATCATATGGCATACTTGCTGTTTAGTTATAGATTCAGCGTGTAACCCCACGCAAACTGCTCCTATTAGTAGTAGTTTATTTATTTTCATTTTACTATCCTTTTAAAATATCTCTTCGCATAAATTCTTGATTTCTTGCTCCGCCTTGTTGCCGTCGTTCATCTCGACCACTCCGTAGCCTAGTTGCGTGGCTATTTTGTAGCGCTCGCGCTCAAATATGATCGTGCTTGCTAGCCTTATATAATCCTCTTGGAGCTCCTCGATGAATGCTTTCAGGCTGTCTATCTTTTTGTATAAAAATGGATTGGTCGAGGCTCGATTGATCACGATATAGGCTTGTAGCTTTTCGTTTTGTTCTTTGGCCATTTTTACGATATTGACCATTTTATCTAGGACGCTTACGTCAAACTGACTTGGAATGGTCGGGATTATAACTATATCGCTCAGCGCGATGGCTATTCGCATCTCTCTGCTATCTCGGCCGCCAGTGTCTACGACTATGTCTTTGCCACGATCTACGCTTTGCAAAAATTCTTTTAAATTTTCGCCGTATTTGTAAGCGAAATCAAATGCCTTTGGATGCCCCTCTTCGTTTCGTATATTTAAAAACGTGGCGATCGACTTTTGCGGGTCGGTATCCAGCAGCAAAAGCAGCTCGCCTTTTACTATGCCTTGATTTATAGCTATGTTCGTGGCAAGCGTACTTTTTCCGCTGCCGCCTTTTTCGTTGCAGATCGATACTATCATCATCTCTCCTTTGCGTAAAAATTTAAAATGATTATATCGTCTTAAACTTAATAAATAATAAAATATATATTATTAAAATACTATTTCTTAAAATAATATCAAAAATAAGAGATATATTTTAGATAAAATTACATAAAAATAACAATAATATTTTATAAATTTCTACTCTTTTCTAGTCGATAGCAAGAAATGCATTTTTATGATTAAATAAAGCATTGCGTTAAATGCGATGTAGCAGATCGCGGCTAGCGTTATAAAGAAAGCGTCCGCGTTTAGTATCGTTTCTACCCTGTTGGGTAGTTTTAAAAAATATAAAACGACGTTCGTGCCGAACCCTAGCAAATTTATGGCTAAAAATACCAATATAAACCGCTTTGCGGGGCTGTTAAATAATTCTGTTTTCTTTGACTTCTTCATGATTTTAAATAAATTTGCTCCCTAAATTTGATTTATTACCCTAGTTCTGGGTTTAAGGCCGTTGATTCGCTGAATCATTATCCTGATAAATAGCTCTTGCCCGTTTAGGACGGCTGATTTCGTGTTGCTTTGGGCGTAGTCCTGCTTGACTAGCTCGGGGTATTTTTCTTTGATCTCAAAATCGCAGCCTAGTATATGAAACTGCGCCGGGTTGTGCCGCAAAAAGAACGTAAGAGGCACGCCGATTACGCCGTCGTAGTCGATCGGTATGTTTTTATAATTGGTTACTTCTATGATTTTGTAGTTGTCGTATTCCGGATACTCGTGCTCATTACCTTTATATTTTTTCATAAGCCTTACGCCGGTTTGATGCTTGGTGCTTTTTAAATTCGTAAACCACGATACGTGGCTAAACCTCTTTTTGCTGCCGTCCGGGCGAGTAAAAATATTTACTTGGTGATTTCCTAGCCAAATTTGGTTATTTTTGTATAGCTCAAATATCTTTTTATAGGTAATCGAATACGTTCCGCCTACGATTAAAAATTTCTTTCGACCGCTTTGAGCTATATCTATAAGCTCTCTAAAAAGGGAGAAGGGCGGATTGGTTACAATGATGTCGGCTTGCGCGATTATCTCCTTTACTTCGTCACTGCGAAAGTCGCCCTGACCGCGCAACTGTGTTTCGCTCATGCCGTCACTCGTGATCTCTATTTTCGTGCCTTTCGAGTTTAGCTCGTTGATGTTAAACGTCGTCGTAATCAGCTTTTTTAGCTCCAAAGTTTTAAAATTCAAGGCGAAATACCTATAAAAGTTGCTATTTTTGCCGTCATTGCACGGGCAGACCACGATTTTACCTTTAAAGTGCGCTTTATAGTCTTGTAGCTCTTCTCTGATCTCGTCAAAGCTCGTATAAAACTCGTCGTCGATCTCGTATTTGGCTTTCATAAAATATACATTGGCTCTCTTTTCTTTATCCGCCATCCAGCCTTGCCCGACCAGCTCGTTTTGGGTTGAAATTTGGCTCATTCTTTCCCTTTTTGTCCCGTTTTGCTTTTTGTATCGAAATACGATTTTAAAAAGCAAATTTCAAAATAATCAGCTTCTGGATCATTTAAATAATGCTCTAAAAATGAAGCGAGTTCTGAACGTACGCTGCCAAACTCTTTAATAAATTTTTTCTTATTTTGCGTTGCAAAGCATATAAAATTATCTTTGCCGATAATACACTCATAACGACTTTCTAAGTTTCTCCTGTATTTTTTAAAAATGTCAAAAAATACAGGGTTTAACGTATCCTTATATTTTTTACCGAAATAAATCCCGGCTATATCTTGCTCTTTATCGATTGTCGTTTTACGGCAAACACGAAAAAAGATTTCGGTGTTGTCCACAACCATGTTATTTCCTCTTCAATGCCTTTTCTATAAACGCCTTACAAATTTTCAGATCGGTATCGTACCCTTTGGGTAGCTCCAGCTTTTTATCTTTTGCTAGATCTTGCGCTAGTTTGATTTGTTTGTCGCCCGGCGTGCGGATGGCTTTATCTTTATTTTTATTTATAAAATCAGAGCAAATTTTCCAGTCTGCTTCTATGCCGTCCGGTAATGCTATTTTTAAATCCGAAGCTATGCTTTTCGCAAAATTTAGCTGAGCCTCGCTCGGAGGTTTGGTCTCGCCGCTATTTAGCTCTTTAAAGCCCATTTTCTCGTGCAGCGGCTTTATAAAATCGAGATAATTTACTTTGCCGTCGCTTATTTCGTCTA
This genomic window contains:
- a CDS encoding AAA family ATPase, with the protein product MIVSICNEKGGSGKSTLATNIAINQGIVKGELLLLLDTDPQKSIATFLNIRNEEGHPKAFDFAYKYGENLKEFLQSVDRGKDIVVDTGGRDSREMRIAIALSDIVIIPTIPSQFDVSVLDKMVNIVKMAKEQNEKLQAYIVINRASTNPFLYKKIDSLKAFIEELQEDYIRLASTIIFERERYKIATQLGYGVVEMNDGNKAEQEIKNLCEEIF
- a CDS encoding adenine-specific methyltransferase EcoRI family protein; protein product: MSQISTQNELVGQGWMADKEKRANVYFMKAKYEIDDEFYTSFDEIREELQDYKAHFKGKIVVCPCNDGKNSNFYRYFALNFKTLELKKLITTTFNINELNSKGTKIEITSDGMSETQLRGQGDFRSDEVKEIIAQADIIVTNPPFSLFRELIDIAQSGRKKFLIVGGTYSITYKKIFELYKNNQIWLGNHQVNIFTRPDGSKKRFSHVSWFTNLKSTKHQTGVRLMKKYKGNEHEYPEYDNYKIIEVTNYKNIPIDYDGVIGVPLTFFLRHNPAQFHILGCDFEIKEKYPELVKQDYAQSNTKSAVLNGQELFIRIMIQRINGLKPRTRVINQI
- a CDS encoding class I SAM-dependent methyltransferase → MKPILDVCCGGRMFYFDKKNESVNFCDIRKESHTLCDGRSFEVSPDTVADFRNLPFNDESFYLVVFDPPHLNRLGCNSWMAKKYGKLNTDWRKDLADGFGECMRVLKPNGTLIFKWNENQIKLSEVLKCFPINPILGQKTTRQTHWLVFFKRI